In Zea mays cultivar B73 chromosome 7, Zm-B73-REFERENCE-NAM-5.0, whole genome shotgun sequence, the following proteins share a genomic window:
- the LOC118472956 gene encoding uncharacterized protein, with product MTKVMQRRLPIAVEEGKKRPHEPVQAAKFASEAGIIIRETMPILTRWKDYKDDQKYYNSFVSQLNGRLSVNTEDKATKEACTDMLRSAVKNQRYRLKQKYFNGVPANEISTTSPVSYMTDEQWRALVAKWSDPKNMEISAKNKQNRSQVKFHQATGSRCYVAHLHAYKQKRNREEPSLDQTEELDAVDAFKTCHTSSKRGLSEPAREALSHMEALRAEPVAEGEMPASSVHLVSKVLSQSSSHQFLKSVGIKTSATSKASSSNHSELREQLAAEATAAVQGELDQLRKKCEEAEEQQARTQRELEEYKKITEKNSKEMEETNVLIKKLLSLHGNSSST from the exons atgactaaagttatgcaaaggagactgcccatagctgttgaggaaggcaaaaaaaggccacatgaacctgttcaagctgccaagtttgcatcagaggctggcatcattattcgggaaaccatgcctatcctaactcgttggaaagattacaaggacgaccagaaatactacaacagctttgtgtcacagctaaat GGGCGCTTGTCCGTTAACACTGAGGACAAGGCAACAAAGGAAGCTTGCACCGATATGCTACGCTCTGCGGTAAAAAACCAGCGTTATCGGCTCAAGCAGAAATACTTCAATGGTGTACCTGCAAATGAGATTAGCACAACTTCTCCTGTATCTTACATGACTGATGAACAGTGGAGGGCATTAGTTGCAAAGTGGTCTGATCCAAAGAACATG GAAATAAGTGCAAAGAACAAGCAGAACCGCAGTCAAGTCAAGTTTCATCAGGCTACGGGTTCTCGCTGCTATGTGGCACACTTACATGCATAT AAGCAGAAGAGAAACCGAGAAGAACCCAGCTTAGACCAGACTGAAGAACTAGATGCGGTGGACGCCTTCAAGACCTGTCATACCAGCTCCAAACGTGGCCTGAGTGAACCGGCAAGAGAAGCACTT TCTCATATGGAGGCTTTGAGggctgaacctgttgctgaaggtgagATGCCAGCATCCAGTGTGCACCTTGTGTCGAAGGTGCTGTCCCAGAGCAGCTCACACCAATTCCTGAAAAGCGTCGGCATCAAAACATCGGCAACCTCCAAGGCTTCATCATCAAATCATAGTGAGCTTCGGGAACAACTTGCAGCTGAAGCGACGGCTGCTGTTCAAGGTGAACTCGACCAGCTCAGGAAGAAATGTGAAGAAGCTGAGGAACAGCAGGCGAGGACACAAAGGGAGTTGGAGGAGTACAAGAAGATAACAGAGAAGAacagcaaggagatggaggagaccaatgtgctcatcaagaagctcttgtccttgcatggtaactcttcttcgaCATGA
- the LOC118472957 gene encoding uncharacterized protein → EEKKLAMASLEFEGYALIWWEQLLRDREEDGEDPIITWQEMKREMRIRFVPKHYRRDLFDKLQNLRQGSFFVEDYYKEMEKAMIRANVYQDEEQTIARFMAGLHRNIQRIVEFQPYQSLIDLVHQATKAELQLQQDAKSSKPLSYGARTMIGGSKSISSYKPAASTSTSVGSTAKSSGIQCFKCGGHGHVIKECPNNRVILVTDDGEYTSASEEEAEAGNEDDIDKSEEHTGCEFEHGTTLVVTQILSVQMKEAEIGQRHNLFQTRAKVQDKVVKVIIDGGSCHNLASREMVEKLGLKLQRHPHPYHVQWLNESGDIKIGYKVKVPFKIGEYVDIVECDVAPMSVFHMLLGRPWQYDRQDYEDVFPQETPAGLPPIRGIEHQIDLIPGAALPNRPPYRTNPEETKEIQRQVQELLDKGFVRESLSPCAIPVILVPKKDGSWRMCVDSKGIEVDESKVKAIKDWPAPTNVSQVRSFHGLAGFYRRFVRDFSTIASPLNELTKKGVEFKWGNSQEDAFQELKKRLTEAPVLILPDFTKTFEVECDASGIGIGGVLMQQGKPIAYFSEKLGGAQLNYSVYDKELYALVRALETWQHYLWPKEFVIHSDHEALKYLKGQAKLNRRHAKWVEFIETFPYIVKYKKGKDNVVADALSRRNDGFLFRANKLCVPNSSVRLLLLQESHGGGLTGHFGQRKTYEMLSDHFYWPKMRRDVISFVERCVTCHKAKSKLNPHGLYTPLPAPKIPWEDISMDFVLGLPMTRKKRDSIFVVVDRFSKMAHFIPCNKSDDASHVANLFFREIVRLHGVPKTIVSDRDVKFVSYFWKTLWAKLGTKLLFSTTCHPQTDGQIEVVNRTLSMLLRTMVKKNLKDWEECLPHVEFAYNRAVHSTTNLCPFEIVYGFKPIAPIDLLPLPLVWIHLRKERFPDQRKSKLMPRGDGPFRVLVKINDNAYKI, encoded by the exons gaggagaagaaacttgcaatggcatctcttgagtttgaaggatatgctctgatttggtgggagcaacttcttcgtgatcgtgaagaagatggagaggaccctattattacttggcaagagatgaagcgagaaatgagaattcgttttgtgccgaagcattatcggcgtgatctttttgataaattgcagaatttgaggcaaggaagtttcttTGTTGAGGAttattataaggagatggagaaggccatgattagagccaatgtgtatcaagacgaagagcaaaccattgcacgtttcatggctgggttacaccgcaacattcagcgtattgttgagtttcagccgtaccaaagtcttattgatttggtacatcaagccaccaaagctgaactccagctgcaacaagatgctaagagcagcaagcccttgtcatatggtgcacgaaccatgattggaggaagcaaatcgatctcaag ttataaaccagcagcctccacttcaacgtcagtgggttcaacagccaagagtagtggtattcagtgcttcaagtgtggaggtcatggtcatgtcataaaggagtgtccaaataatcgtgtgatccttgtgactgatgatggagaatatacatcagctagtgaagaggaagctgaagcaggaaatgaagatgacattgataaatctgaagaacatacgggatgtgaatttgagcatggtactactcttgtggttacacaaatcttgagtgttcaaatgaaagaagctgaaattggacagcgacataatctttttcaaacacgagcaaaagtgcaagacaaagtagtaaaggtgatcattgatggagggagctgtcataatcttgcaagtcgtgagatggttgaaaagcttggtttgaagttgcagcgacaccctcatccatatcatgtccaatggctgaatgaatcgggagatatcaagattggttataaagtgaaagttccgttcaagattggagagtatgttgacatAGTGGAGTgtgatgttgcacccatgtctgtgtttcacatgctgctaggaagaccttggcaatatgaccg gcaggactaTGAAGACGTatttccacaagaaacaccggctggactacctccaattcgagggattgagcatcaaatcgatcttattccaggggctgcacttcctaaccgtccaccatatcgaaccaatcccgaagaaactaaggaaatacaaaggcaagtacaagaacttcttgataaaggttttgttcgtgaaagcttaagcccttgtgctattcctgtgattttagtacctaagaaagatggatcttggaggatgtgtgttgatt caaaaggaatagaggtggatgaatccaaggtgaaagccatcaaggattggccagctccaacgaatgtaagtcaagtaagaagttttcatggtcttgctggtttttatagaagatttgtgcgagatttcagtaccatcgcttctcctttaaatgaattgacaaagaaaggtgttgaatttaaatggggaaactcacaagaagatgcttttcaagaattgaagaaacgtttgactgaagcacctgtacttattcttcctgatttcactaaaacttttgaagtagaatgtgatgctagtgggattgggataggaggagttttaatgcaacaaggaaaacctatagcatattttagtgaaaaattgggaggtgctcaattaaattattctgtgtatgacaaagaattgtatgctttggtccgagcgcttgaaacatggcagcactacttatggccaaaagagtttgttattcattccgatcatgaagctttgaagtatttgaaagggcaagccaaactgaaccgtcgccatgccaaatgggttgagtttatcgaaacatttccatacattgtgaaatataagaaaggtaaggacaatgtggtcgctgatgccttgtctcgaagga atgatggatttttgtttagagctaacaaactttgtgtaccaaattcttcggttagattgcttttattgcaggagtcacatggaggcggtctaacaggtcattttggacaaaggaagacttatgaaatgctcagtgatcatttctattggcccaagatgaggagagacgtcatcagctttgtggagcgttgtgtcacctgtcacaaagctaagtcaaaattgaaccctcatggtttatatactcctttacccgctcctaaaattccttgggaagacataagcatggattttgttttaggactgccgatgactcgaaaaaagagagattctatttttgttgtggttgatagattttcaaaaatggctcattttattccatgcaacaagagcgacgatgcttcacatgttgctaatttgtttttcagagaaatcgtgagactacatggagtgcccaagaccatcgtatctgaccgtgatgtgaagtttgtgagctatttttggaaaacattgtgggcaaagcttgggactaaacttttgttctccaccacatgccacccccaaactgatggccaaattgaagtggtgaatcgtacattgtcaatgctgctgcgaacaatggtaaagaagaacttgaaggattgggaggaatgtttgccacacgtggagtttgcttataatagggcagtacattctacaactaatttatgccccttcgaaattgtatatgggttTAAACCTATTGCTCCCatagatttgttgccccttcc cttggtttggattcacttgcgcaaggagcgttttcctgatcagcgcaaatccaaattgatgccacgaggggatggtccatttcgtgttcttgtcaagatcaatgataatgcatacaagata